The proteins below come from a single Vibrio natriegens NBRC 15636 = ATCC 14048 = DSM 759 genomic window:
- the ligA gene encoding NAD-dependent DNA ligase LigA: MSESVLQRLEELKESLHYHAVRYYVEDNPEIPDAEYDRLMRELLDIEAQHPDLVTVDSPSQRVGGKPLSEFSEVQHEVPMLSLDNAFDDSELDSFHKRAQDRVGNQSVKQYCCEPKLDGLAVSLLYENGVLVQAATRGDGTTGENITENVRTINAIPLKLRGNDWPERLEVRGEVFMPKAGFEKLNELARQKGDKVFVNPRNAAAGSLRQLDSRVTASRPLSFYAYSVGVVQGAELASSHYERFLQIKSWGLPMCPETKRVDSLADVKAYYQDILQRRDALPYEIDGVVIKIDDIAIQERLGFVARAPRWAIAYKFPAQEEITTLNDVEFQVGRTGAITPVAKLEPVFVGGVTVSNATLHNADEIERLQVKIGDQVVIRRAGDVIPQVVSVIRERRPENAREIVFPSLCPVCDSHVERIEGEAVTRCTGGLVCQAQRKQALKHFVSRKALDVDGLGDKVIEQLVDREMVETPADLFKLSAGILTVLERMGPKSAQNIVNALDKSKLTTLPRFLYSLGIREVGEATAANLAQHFKTLEAIQVATEEQLIEVQDIGVIVAKHITTFFGEEQNQAVVKDLLEQGIHWPEISAPEQGVELPLEGKTVVLTGTLSQLGRSEAKEALQALGAKVTGSVSKKTDILFAGENAGSKLAKAQDLGIEIKTEQDLLDLMN, from the coding sequence ATGTCTGAATCAGTACTTCAACGACTAGAAGAATTAAAAGAGTCGTTGCATTACCATGCCGTTCGTTACTACGTGGAAGATAACCCAGAGATTCCGGATGCTGAATATGATCGACTCATGCGTGAATTGCTGGATATTGAAGCTCAACACCCAGACCTAGTTACAGTAGATTCGCCTAGCCAGCGTGTTGGTGGAAAACCTTTATCTGAATTTAGCGAAGTTCAGCATGAAGTTCCGATGTTGTCGTTAGACAATGCCTTTGACGACAGCGAGCTGGACAGCTTCCACAAACGAGCACAAGACAGAGTTGGCAATCAAAGTGTTAAACAATACTGTTGTGAGCCAAAACTGGATGGCTTAGCAGTAAGCCTATTGTACGAAAACGGTGTTCTCGTCCAGGCCGCGACGCGTGGTGACGGTACAACCGGTGAAAACATTACTGAAAACGTTCGTACCATCAACGCCATCCCTCTCAAATTAAGAGGCAATGATTGGCCTGAGCGTCTTGAAGTTCGTGGTGAAGTTTTCATGCCTAAGGCGGGTTTTGAAAAACTCAACGAACTGGCTCGTCAAAAGGGAGACAAAGTTTTTGTTAACCCTCGTAATGCCGCAGCTGGTAGCTTACGTCAGTTAGATTCACGTGTTACCGCTTCGCGTCCGCTTAGTTTCTATGCCTACAGTGTGGGTGTTGTTCAGGGAGCGGAATTAGCGTCTAGTCACTATGAACGCTTTCTGCAAATTAAGTCATGGGGGCTGCCAATGTGCCCTGAGACTAAGCGTGTAGATAGCCTGGCGGATGTCAAAGCGTACTACCAAGATATTTTACAGCGACGTGATGCTTTGCCATATGAGATTGATGGTGTTGTTATAAAAATCGACGATATTGCGATCCAAGAAAGACTGGGCTTCGTTGCTCGAGCTCCTCGCTGGGCTATTGCTTATAAGTTCCCGGCGCAAGAAGAAATCACCACATTGAATGATGTGGAATTTCAGGTAGGGCGTACTGGTGCGATTACGCCAGTCGCTAAACTGGAACCTGTTTTTGTCGGCGGTGTGACGGTAAGTAATGCTACTCTGCATAACGCTGATGAAATTGAACGTCTTCAAGTAAAAATCGGTGATCAAGTTGTGATCCGCCGTGCAGGTGACGTGATTCCCCAAGTTGTTTCAGTGATCCGCGAGCGTCGTCCAGAAAACGCGCGCGAGATTGTGTTTCCATCGCTCTGTCCTGTTTGCGATTCGCATGTCGAACGTATTGAGGGAGAGGCCGTGACTCGCTGTACGGGTGGTTTGGTTTGCCAAGCGCAGCGTAAACAAGCTCTAAAACATTTCGTGTCGCGTAAAGCGTTAGATGTCGATGGTCTTGGCGATAAAGTGATAGAACAGCTTGTTGATCGAGAAATGGTCGAAACTCCAGCGGATCTGTTTAAGTTGTCTGCAGGCATTTTGACGGTTTTAGAGCGTATGGGGCCAAAATCAGCGCAAAACATTGTGAATGCGTTAGACAAGTCGAAGTTAACCACATTGCCTCGCTTTTTATACTCACTAGGCATTCGAGAAGTCGGCGAAGCGACAGCCGCTAACTTAGCGCAGCATTTCAAAACGCTAGAAGCGATCCAGGTTGCGACAGAAGAACAGTTGATTGAAGTTCAGGACATCGGCGTCATTGTTGCTAAGCATATCACCACTTTCTTTGGTGAAGAGCAAAACCAAGCAGTAGTGAAAGACTTGCTAGAGCAAGGTATTCACTGGCCAGAAATTAGTGCTCCTGAGCAAGGTGTTGAACTGCCGTTAGAAGGTAAAACGGTTGTACTAACTGGTACTCTTTCTCAACTAGGGCGATCCGAAGCAAAAGAGGCACTACAGGCGCTGGGTGCTAAAGTTACCGGCAGTGTTTCGAAGAAAACGGATATTTTATTCGCAGGTGAAAATGCGGGTTCTAAATTAGCAAAAGCGCAAGACTTGGGAATTGAAATTAAAACCGAACAAGACTTACTCGACTTAATGAATTAA
- the zipA gene encoding cell division protein ZipA: MQELRFVLIVVGVLAIAALLFHGLWSSKKEGKAKFGNKPLGKLEVDQGDADSVEQERSFASAPEDDFEIIRKDRKEPDFGMDNAFDSKFEADPLLGGVPEDKPFKQEPEEIPSFVAQKSHDDDVVVQEPVMQEPAQPVVEETVPSAFEEPKAEMHVAEQPAAVSESQEEPKPEPEMQVIVLNVHCAGEEPFVGTELFDSMKQNGLIYGEMDIFHRHVDLSGNGKVLFSVANMMQPGTLEHGDPAEFTTKGISFFMTLPCFGEAEQNFNLMLRTAQQIADDMGGNVLDDQRNLMTPDRLAAYRRQIVEFKTANA; the protein is encoded by the coding sequence ATGCAGGAATTGCGATTCGTACTCATTGTTGTTGGCGTTTTAGCCATTGCGGCATTACTGTTTCATGGTTTATGGAGCAGTAAGAAGGAAGGCAAAGCGAAATTTGGTAACAAGCCTCTGGGTAAATTAGAGGTTGACCAAGGGGATGCAGATTCAGTAGAGCAAGAGCGAAGCTTCGCCTCTGCTCCTGAAGACGATTTTGAAATTATTCGTAAAGACCGCAAAGAACCAGACTTCGGTATGGACAATGCGTTTGATTCGAAGTTTGAGGCGGATCCTTTGCTTGGCGGTGTCCCGGAAGACAAGCCATTTAAGCAAGAGCCGGAAGAGATCCCTTCATTTGTTGCGCAGAAGAGTCATGATGACGACGTCGTAGTTCAAGAACCTGTGATGCAAGAGCCAGCTCAGCCAGTAGTTGAGGAAACGGTACCTTCAGCGTTTGAAGAACCGAAGGCTGAAATGCATGTCGCAGAGCAACCTGCAGCAGTTTCTGAGTCGCAAGAAGAGCCTAAACCTGAGCCAGAAATGCAGGTGATTGTTCTCAATGTGCATTGTGCGGGTGAAGAACCATTCGTTGGCACTGAGCTATTTGATAGCATGAAGCAAAATGGCCTAATTTATGGCGAGATGGATATCTTCCATCGACACGTTGATCTGTCGGGTAACGGAAAAGTGTTGTTCAGCGTTGCTAATATGATGCAGCCGGGAACCTTAGAGCATGGAGACCCTGCGGAGTTTACGACTAAAGGCATCTCATTCTTTATGACGCTACCTTGTTTTGGTGAAGCGGAACAGAACTTCAACCTGATGCTTCGTACAGCACAACAGATTGCTGACGACATGGGAGGTAATGTTCTTGATGACCAAAGAAACTTGATGACTCCTGACCGATTAGCGGCTTATCGACGTCAAATAGTTGAGTTTAAGACGGCGAACGCATAA
- a CDS encoding multidrug transporter, with translation MDKFFKVSALTAAMMGAVVAAPAMAEDPVGPAYAESVSEFFSESTISGNVNFFMRARDRAGMDANGNDTSKVTNLDHGSIFANLGFHSGYVADTIGFDTVIYSTFDMWAGEDTGGSFEHEMNFFDCDSPYGAGDSCDSYKTDNGVSFASAALKFKFGENFNAKLGYFQPSVPSTLGVNWSFAPGTYRGGQIGANFGKLALGFVYADEYKAPWFKETYEFNEGTFWGGAGKDVGDAYSFGARYALDNGISFDAGYGALTDGDRKNFHFKVKGTTDGGLYWSPQLYVVDDDNQYDSTAFQVALITSKSMGQYSFRADATYTSADSDDKRGQVGNMAYRLTEQYGGSNGSYDVWWNNRSDFNHDGEYAFFLSASRDFADIGGNGFSAGLSGAYGAGAKASGYDELVEYAYSFFANYAIQGGALKDANISFYYTNFYNDSDAPDWGPYSNAFNDETDFKLILTMPFGVK, from the coding sequence ATGGACAAATTTTTTAAGGTATCTGCCCTAACTGCGGCAATGATGGGGGCAGTAGTTGCAGCTCCTGCAATGGCTGAAGATCCAGTCGGCCCAGCCTACGCGGAATCAGTTTCAGAGTTTTTCTCTGAATCTACTATCAGCGGTAACGTTAACTTCTTTATGCGTGCACGTGACCGCGCGGGTATGGATGCAAACGGAAATGATACTTCTAAAGTTACAAACCTAGACCACGGCTCAATTTTTGCCAACCTCGGCTTCCACTCTGGCTACGTGGCTGACACAATCGGTTTCGATACAGTAATTTACTCTACATTCGACATGTGGGCTGGTGAAGATACAGGTGGTTCATTTGAACACGAAATGAACTTCTTTGACTGTGATTCTCCTTACGGTGCTGGTGACTCATGTGATTCATACAAAACTGACAACGGTGTATCTTTCGCGTCAGCGGCACTGAAATTCAAGTTCGGTGAAAACTTTAACGCTAAATTAGGTTATTTCCAACCATCTGTTCCTAGCACGCTAGGTGTGAACTGGTCATTTGCTCCAGGTACATACCGTGGTGGTCAAATTGGCGCGAACTTTGGCAAACTTGCTTTAGGCTTTGTTTACGCAGATGAATACAAGGCTCCATGGTTCAAAGAAACTTACGAGTTCAACGAAGGTACGTTCTGGGGTGGTGCAGGTAAAGACGTAGGTGATGCTTACTCATTCGGTGCTCGTTACGCGCTAGACAACGGCATTTCTTTTGACGCAGGTTACGGTGCCCTGACTGATGGCGACCGTAAGAACTTCCATTTCAAAGTGAAAGGTACAACAGACGGTGGTCTATACTGGTCTCCGCAATTGTACGTAGTTGATGATGACAACCAATACGACAGCACTGCATTCCAGGTAGCGCTTATAACGTCTAAATCAATGGGTCAATACAGCTTCCGTGCTGACGCAACATACACATCAGCAGACTCTGATGACAAGCGTGGTCAAGTAGGTAACATGGCTTACCGTCTGACTGAGCAATACGGTGGTTCAAACGGTTCATACGACGTTTGGTGGAACAACCGTTCTGACTTTAACCACGATGGTGAGTACGCGTTCTTCCTATCTGCTTCTCGTGACTTTGCTGACATCGGTGGTAACGGGTTTAGCGCGGGTCTAAGCGGTGCATACGGTGCTGGAGCGAAAGCTTCAGGTTACGATGAGTTGGTAGAGTACGCATACAGCTTCTTCGCAAACTACGCTATTCAAGGTGGCGCGCTTAAAGATGCTAACATTAGCTTCTACTACACTAACTTCTACAATGATTCAGATGCGCCAGATTGGGGTCCATACTCAAACGCATTTAACGATGAGACAGACTTTAAACTAATTCTAACTATGCCATTCGGCGTAAAATAA
- a CDS encoding HPr family phosphocarrier protein — protein sequence MYEKQVEITAENGLHTRPAAQFVKEAKAFDADITVTSNGKSASAKSLFKLQTLGLVKGTQVTISAEGPQAQQAVDHLVALMDQLH from the coding sequence ATGTACGAGAAGCAAGTAGAAATCACAGCAGAAAACGGTCTTCACACTCGTCCAGCTGCACAGTTTGTAAAAGAAGCAAAAGCATTCGATGCAGACATCACTGTGACTTCTAACGGTAAAAGCGCTAGCGCGAAGAGCCTATTCAAACTACAAACACTAGGCCTAGTAAAAGGTACTCAAGTAACTATCTCTGCTGAAGGCCCACAAGCTCAACAAGCAGTTGATCACCTAGTTGCTCTAATGGACCAGCTACACTAA
- a CDS encoding flagellin, translating to MAVTVSTNVSAMTAQRYLNKATDELNTSMERLSTGHKINSAKDDAAGLQISNRLTAQSRGLDVAMRNANDGISIAQTAEGAMNEASSVMQRMRDLAIQSSNGTNSPAERQAINQESSALIDELNRIAETTSFGGRRLLNGSFGDAAFQIGASSGEAMIMGLTSIRADDTRMGGVTFFSESGKGKDWSVDSTKADLNITLPGMGKDENGNVDDLDISITAKAGDDIEELATYINGQSDMINASVSEDGKLQIFVAHPNVQGDISISGGLASELGLNSEPVRTSVQDIDMTTVQGSQNAISVLDSALKYVDSQRADLGAKQNRLSHSINNLANIQENVDASNSRIKDTDFAKETTQMTKAQILQQAGTSILAQAKQLPNSAMTLLQ from the coding sequence ATGGCTGTAACAGTTAGTACTAACGTCTCCGCGATGACCGCGCAGCGTTATTTAAACAAAGCGACTGACGAGTTAAATACTTCGATGGAGCGTTTATCTACAGGTCATAAGATTAACAGTGCGAAAGATGATGCGGCTGGTTTACAGATCTCGAACCGTCTTACTGCGCAATCTCGTGGTCTGGATGTGGCTATGCGTAACGCGAACGATGGTATTTCGATTGCGCAGACGGCTGAAGGTGCGATGAATGAAGCCTCATCCGTGATGCAACGTATGCGCGATCTTGCGATTCAATCATCGAACGGAACTAACTCTCCGGCAGAGCGCCAAGCGATTAACCAAGAATCTTCAGCTCTGATTGATGAGTTAAACCGAATTGCAGAAACGACTTCATTCGGTGGCCGTCGTCTACTTAACGGCTCATTTGGTGACGCGGCATTCCAGATAGGTGCTAGCTCGGGTGAAGCCATGATCATGGGCCTCACCAGTATCCGTGCTGACGATACGCGTATGGGTGGCGTAACCTTCTTCTCTGAATCTGGTAAGGGCAAAGATTGGAGTGTCGATTCGACTAAAGCAGATCTCAACATTACCCTGCCGGGTATGGGCAAGGATGAGAACGGAAATGTTGATGATCTAGACATTAGCATTACGGCTAAAGCGGGTGATGACATTGAAGAGCTTGCGACGTATATCAACGGCCAGTCTGATATGATTAACGCGTCAGTGAGCGAAGATGGCAAGCTACAGATTTTTGTGGCTCATCCAAATGTTCAAGGCGATATTTCTATCTCCGGTGGTCTCGCATCTGAGTTAGGCTTAAACAGCGAACCAGTTAGAACATCGGTACAAGATATTGATATGACGACGGTTCAGGGCTCTCAAAATGCGATTTCTGTATTGGATTCTGCGCTGAAGTATGTCGACTCGCAACGTGCTGATTTAGGCGCGAAACAGAACCGTTTGAGCCACAGTATCAATAACCTGGCGAACATCCAGGAAAATGTTGACGCTTCAAACAGCCGAATTAAAGATACTGATTTTGCGAAAGAAACCACGCAAATGACTAAAGCACAAATTTTGCAACAGGCAGGTACATCGATTCTTGCTCAAGCGAAACAGTTGCCAAACTCTGCAATGACACTATTGCAGTAG
- a CDS encoding DUF2799 domain-containing protein, with the protein MKKVLLVSVLVLTLQACSSNPKTAEEYWYGQGERFGANGYSYDNGILETLKESVAFDEQSYKNGYKAGKAEYCDPFKAFDRGRQGIRYDGQCSGQPQEIMIKAEWQRGWEAFIGSDFYKL; encoded by the coding sequence ATGAAGAAAGTTCTTTTAGTTTCAGTCTTAGTTCTTACTCTACAAGCATGCAGCAGTAATCCTAAAACAGCCGAAGAATACTGGTATGGTCAAGGCGAGCGATTCGGAGCTAACGGATACTCGTATGACAACGGAATTTTAGAGACGCTCAAAGAGTCGGTGGCTTTTGATGAGCAGTCATATAAAAATGGCTATAAAGCGGGTAAAGCGGAGTATTGTGACCCGTTTAAAGCTTTTGATAGGGGTAGACAAGGCATCCGCTATGATGGACAGTGTAGCGGTCAACCTCAAGAAATCATGATTAAAGCTGAGTGGCAGAGAGGTTGGGAAGCTTTTATCGGCTCTGACTTTTACAAGCTCTAG
- the cysZ gene encoding sulfate transporter CysZ → MTLNNQPRTGFGYFLYGIKLALSPKIRRFVVLPLLANVLLVGGAIFYLFSHLNAWIENWIGQLPEFLSWLTYVLWPLLALTILATFSYFFSTLANFIAAPFNGLLAEKVEEYLTGQKINDDGFTAVIKDVPRVLAREWRKLLYVLPKAIGLFLLLLIPALGQTVGPILWFIFTAWMLAIQYCDYPFDNHKIPFNDMRYKLKQKQGKAYGFGVLVSVFTTIPILNLIVMPVAICGATAMWVVEFKHQR, encoded by the coding sequence ATGACGCTAAATAATCAGCCAAGAACCGGATTCGGTTATTTCCTGTATGGAATAAAGCTAGCACTATCTCCAAAGATCAGACGCTTTGTTGTATTACCACTATTAGCGAACGTTCTCCTTGTCGGTGGTGCCATTTTTTATCTGTTCTCTCACCTAAATGCATGGATTGAGAACTGGATTGGTCAATTGCCAGAGTTTCTATCCTGGCTAACTTATGTGCTTTGGCCTCTGCTCGCGCTAACCATACTTGCCACGTTCTCGTATTTCTTTAGTACTTTAGCAAACTTTATCGCCGCGCCGTTCAACGGACTGCTGGCTGAGAAAGTAGAAGAATACCTGACCGGACAAAAAATCAATGATGACGGCTTCACTGCTGTGATTAAAGATGTTCCTCGAGTCTTAGCACGAGAGTGGCGTAAACTGCTTTATGTGCTGCCTAAAGCGATTGGTTTATTTTTGCTACTGTTGATACCCGCGCTCGGTCAAACGGTTGGTCCAATCCTTTGGTTTATCTTTACAGCCTGGATGTTAGCTATCCAGTACTGTGATTACCCGTTTGATAACCACAAAATTCCATTCAACGATATGCGTTACAAATTGAAACAAAAACAAGGCAAAGCTTATGGGTTTGGCGTTCTTGTTTCTGTGTTCACCACCATCCCAATTTTGAACCTTATCGTCATGCCCGTTGCGATATGCGGTGCGACTGCAATGTGGGTCGTTGAGTTCAAGCACCAAAGATAA
- the ptsI gene encoding phosphoenolpyruvate-protein phosphotransferase PtsI, translating to MISGILASPGIAIGKALLLQEDEIVLNTNTISDDQVEAEVQRFFDAREKSSAQLETIKQKALETFGEEKEAIFEGHIMLLEDEELEEEILALIKNDKLTADNAIHTVIEEQACALESLDDEYLKERATDIRDIGSRFVKNALGINIVSLSDINEEVILVAYDLTPSETAQINLDYVLGFACDIGGRTSHTSIMARSLELPAIVGTNDITKQVKNGDMLILDAMNNKILVNPSEAEVEEAKAVKAAFLAEKEELAKLKDLHAETTDGHRVEVCGNIGTVKDCDGIIRNGGEGVGLYRTEFLFMDRTALPTEDEQYQAYKEVAEAMNGQAVIIRTMDIGGDKDLPYMDLPQEMNPFLGWRAVRISLDRREILRDQLRGILRASAHGKLRIMFPMIISVEEIRELKKAIEEYKAELRAEGHAFDENIEIGVMVETPAAAAIAHHLAKEVSFFSIGTNDLTQYTLAVDRGNEMISHLYNPLSPAVLTVIKQVIDASHAEGKWTGMCGELAGDERATLLLLGMGLDEFSMSGISIPKVKKVIRNSNFAEVKAMAEEALSLPTAAEIEAVVEKFIAEKVQ from the coding sequence ATGATTTCAGGCATCCTAGCATCTCCTGGTATTGCAATCGGTAAAGCACTACTACTTCAAGAAGATGAAATTGTCCTAAACACAAACACTATTTCTGATGATCAAGTAGAAGCTGAAGTTCAGCGTTTCTTCGACGCTCGTGAAAAATCTTCCGCTCAACTAGAAACTATCAAGCAAAAAGCGCTTGAAACGTTTGGTGAAGAAAAAGAAGCGATCTTTGAAGGTCACATCATGCTTCTTGAAGACGAAGAGCTAGAAGAAGAAATCCTAGCACTAATCAAAAACGACAAGCTGACTGCAGATAACGCTATCCACACCGTTATCGAAGAGCAAGCATGCGCTCTTGAGTCTCTAGACGACGAATACCTGAAAGAACGTGCAACTGACATCCGTGATATCGGTTCTCGTTTTGTTAAGAACGCACTAGGTATCAACATTGTTTCGCTAAGCGACATCAATGAAGAAGTTATCCTGGTTGCTTACGACCTAACTCCATCTGAAACAGCGCAAATTAACCTGGACTACGTTCTTGGTTTTGCTTGTGATATCGGTGGTCGTACTTCGCACACTTCAATCATGGCTCGCTCTCTTGAGCTTCCTGCGATCGTTGGTACTAACGACATCACTAAGCAAGTTAAGAACGGCGACATGCTGATTCTTGACGCGATGAACAACAAGATTCTTGTTAACCCATCTGAAGCTGAAGTAGAAGAAGCGAAAGCAGTTAAAGCGGCATTCCTAGCTGAAAAAGAAGAGCTAGCAAAACTGAAAGATCTGCACGCAGAAACGACTGATGGTCACCGTGTAGAAGTTTGCGGCAACATCGGTACAGTTAAAGACTGTGACGGCATCATCCGTAACGGTGGTGAAGGCGTTGGTCTGTACCGTACAGAATTCCTATTTATGGACCGTACTGCGCTACCAACTGAAGACGAACAGTACCAAGCGTACAAAGAAGTTGCGGAAGCAATGAACGGTCAAGCTGTGATCATCCGTACTATGGATATCGGCGGCGACAAAGATCTACCATACATGGATCTACCTCAAGAGATGAACCCGTTCCTAGGCTGGCGTGCAGTACGTATAAGCTTGGATCGTCGTGAAATCCTTCGTGACCAGCTACGTGGTATCCTACGTGCATCTGCACACGGCAAACTACGTATCATGTTCCCAATGATCATCTCTGTTGAAGAAATCCGTGAGCTTAAGAAAGCAATCGAAGAGTACAAAGCAGAACTACGTGCTGAAGGTCATGCTTTCGACGAAAACATCGAAATCGGTGTAATGGTTGAGACTCCAGCAGCAGCTGCAATCGCGCACCACCTAGCGAAAGAAGTGTCATTCTTCTCTATCGGTACTAACGACCTGACTCAGTACACACTAGCGGTTGACCGTGGTAACGAGATGATTTCTCACCTATACAACCCACTATCACCAGCGGTACTAACTGTGATCAAGCAAGTTATTGATGCATCTCACGCTGAAGGTAAATGGACTGGTATGTGTGGTGAGCTTGCAGGTGATGAGCGTGCAACACTGCTACTTCTAGGTATGGGTCTGGATGAGTTCTCTATGAGCGGTATCTCAATCCCTAAAGTGAAGAAAGTTATCCGTAACTCTAACTTCGCAGAAGTGAAAGCAATGGCGGAAGAAGCACTTTCTCTACCAACTGCTGCTGAGATTGAAGCAGTCGTTGAAAAGTTCATTGCTGAGAAAGTTCAGTAA
- the crr gene encoding PTS glucose transporter subunit IIA has product MGLFDKLKKLVSDDSADAGAIEIIAPLSGEIVNIEDVPDVVFAEKIVGDGIAIKPAGDKMVAPVNGTIGKIFETNHAFSIESDDGVELFVHFGIDTVELKGEGFTRIAEEGQSVKAGDTIIEFDLALLEEKAKSTLTPVVISNMDEIKELNKLSGSVTVGETPVLRVTK; this is encoded by the coding sequence ATGGGTCTGTTTGACAAACTTAAGAAGCTTGTATCTGATGACAGCGCTGACGCTGGTGCAATCGAAATCATCGCACCACTATCTGGTGAAATCGTAAACATTGAAGATGTGCCAGATGTTGTTTTCGCTGAGAAAATCGTTGGTGACGGTATTGCTATCAAGCCAGCAGGCGACAAAATGGTAGCTCCTGTAAACGGTACTATCGGTAAGATCTTCGAAACTAACCACGCATTCTCTATCGAGTCTGACGACGGTGTTGAACTTTTCGTTCACTTCGGTATCGATACAGTTGAACTTAAAGGCGAAGGCTTCACACGTATCGCTGAAGAAGGTCAATCAGTTAAAGCTGGCGACACTATCATTGAATTCGATCTAGCTCTTCTAGAAGAGAAAGCGAAATCAACGCTAACTCCAGTTGTTATCTCTAACATGGACGAAATCAAAGAGCTGAACAAGCTTTCTGGTTCTGTAACTGTTGGTGAAACTCCAGTTCTACGTGTAACTAAGTAA
- the cysK gene encoding cysteine synthase A has protein sequence MSKIYEDNSLTIGNTPLVRLNKVSKGNVLAKIEARNPSFSVKCRIGANMIWDAEKSGKLKPGVELVEPTSGNTGIALAFVAAARGYKLTLTMPESMSLERRKLLKALGANLELTEAAKGMKGAIAKAEEIVASNPDKYLLLQQFNNPANPEIHEKTTGPEIWEATDGEIDVLVAGVGTGGTITGTSRYIKGEKGKAITSVAVEPAESPVIAQALAGEEIQPAPHKIQGIGAGFIPGNLDLELLDRVEPVTSEEAIEMARRLMEEEGILAGISSGAAVVAANRIAELPEFEGKTIVTILPSSGERYLSTALFAGIFTEKENEQ, from the coding sequence ATGAGCAAGATCTACGAAGATAACTCTCTTACTATTGGTAACACTCCCCTAGTTCGCTTAAACAAAGTGAGCAAAGGCAACGTTCTAGCAAAAATCGAAGCGCGTAACCCAAGCTTCAGTGTTAAGTGCCGTATCGGTGCGAACATGATTTGGGATGCAGAGAAGTCAGGCAAACTTAAGCCAGGCGTAGAGCTAGTAGAACCAACCAGTGGTAACACAGGTATCGCATTAGCGTTCGTAGCAGCGGCTCGCGGTTACAAACTGACTTTGACAATGCCTGAATCGATGAGCCTAGAGCGTCGTAAGCTACTTAAAGCACTTGGTGCAAACCTTGAGCTGACTGAAGCGGCAAAAGGCATGAAAGGTGCGATTGCTAAAGCAGAAGAAATCGTTGCTAGCAACCCAGACAAGTACCTACTTCTTCAACAGTTCAACAACCCAGCGAACCCAGAGATTCACGAGAAGACGACTGGCCCAGAAATCTGGGAAGCAACTGACGGTGAAATCGATGTGCTTGTAGCAGGTGTTGGTACTGGCGGTACGATTACAGGTACAAGCCGTTACATCAAAGGCGAAAAAGGCAAAGCGATTACTTCTGTTGCTGTAGAACCTGCAGAATCACCAGTGATTGCACAAGCACTAGCAGGCGAAGAAATCCAACCAGCACCACATAAAATTCAAGGTATCGGCGCAGGTTTCATCCCAGGCAACCTAGATTTAGAGCTTTTAGACCGCGTTGAGCCAGTGACTTCTGAAGAAGCGATTGAGATGGCTCGCCGTCTAATGGAAGAGGAAGGTATCCTTGCTGGTATCTCTTCTGGCGCAGCAGTAGTAGCAGCGAACCGCATTGCAGAACTTCCTGAATTTGAAGGAAAAACTATCGTAACAATTCTACCAAGCTCTGGTGAACGTTACCTAAGTACAGCACTGTTTGCTGGCATCTTTACGGAAAAAGAGAACGAACAGTAA
- a CDS encoding NfeD family protein, which produces MDFISLLDGITFWHWLALGFGLLAVELLGTAGYFLWLGLSALLVGILLSLMPISWQLQWLSFATFSLVTTWLWWRRQWKKDEQDDLSRELNQKYKQLIGQTLTIDEDFSVGVNRIHVADTTWSAQSDQALPAGTRVKIVAVKGIILVIEPVDD; this is translated from the coding sequence ATGGATTTTATAAGCTTACTTGATGGGATCACCTTTTGGCATTGGCTCGCACTGGGGTTTGGTCTACTTGCTGTAGAATTACTCGGAACCGCGGGTTATTTTCTCTGGCTTGGTCTGTCTGCCCTGTTGGTTGGTATTTTATTGTCTCTGATGCCGATTAGCTGGCAGCTACAATGGTTGTCTTTTGCCACGTTCAGTCTTGTCACCACTTGGTTGTGGTGGCGACGTCAATGGAAAAAAGACGAACAAGATGATCTATCCAGAGAGCTAAATCAGAAGTACAAGCAACTGATTGGACAAACTCTCACAATAGATGAAGACTTTTCTGTTGGAGTGAATAGAATCCATGTTGCAGATACCACCTGGTCTGCCCAAAGTGACCAAGCCCTTCCTGCAGGGACCAGAGTAAAAATCGTTGCTGTAAAGGGTATTATTTTAGTCATCGAACCTGTTGATGATTAA